A window from Pseudomonas sp. Tri1 encodes these proteins:
- a CDS encoding histone deacetylase family protein, which yields MLTIYSDDHHLHHGRCELMDGQLMPCFEMPSRADHVLERVKTQALGPVEAPHDFGLGPIQRIHSPEYLEFFKGAWDRWAEFERDGDLLPFTWPARTLRTVIPTSLHGQLGYYSFDGGAPITAGTWQAAYSAAQVALTAQAEIQRGARSAFALCRPPGHHAASDLMGGYCYLNNAAIAAQAFLDQGHKKVAILDVDYHHGNGTQSIFYERNDVLFASIHGHPEAEFPFFLGYADEYGEGAGEGFNFNYPLPAGSGWDTWSAALEQACGEIQGYDADVIVVSLGVDTFKDDPISQFKLDSPDYLAMGKRIAALGKPTLFVMEGGYAVAEIGINAVNVLEGFQSAQ from the coding sequence ATGCTGACGATCTACTCAGACGATCACCACCTGCACCACGGACGTTGCGAGTTGATGGACGGGCAATTGATGCCCTGCTTCGAAATGCCCTCCCGGGCCGATCATGTGCTGGAGCGGGTCAAGACCCAGGCGCTGGGCCCGGTCGAAGCGCCCCATGATTTCGGCCTGGGGCCGATCCAGCGCATTCACAGCCCGGAGTACCTGGAATTTTTCAAAGGTGCCTGGGATCGCTGGGCTGAGTTCGAGCGCGACGGCGATTTGCTGCCTTTCACCTGGCCGGCGCGGACCTTGCGCACGGTCATTCCGACAAGCCTGCACGGCCAGCTCGGCTATTACAGCTTCGACGGCGGCGCGCCGATTACCGCGGGCACTTGGCAGGCAGCCTACAGCGCCGCCCAGGTCGCCCTCACCGCCCAGGCCGAGATCCAGCGCGGCGCTCGCAGTGCCTTCGCCCTGTGCCGCCCGCCGGGACACCACGCAGCCAGTGATTTGATGGGCGGCTATTGCTACCTCAACAACGCCGCCATCGCCGCCCAGGCCTTTCTCGACCAAGGGCATAAGAAGGTCGCGATCCTCGATGTCGATTACCACCACGGTAACGGCACCCAGTCGATTTTCTACGAACGCAACGACGTGCTGTTCGCTTCGATCCACGGCCACCCGGAAGCCGAGTTTCCGTTCTTCCTCGGCTACGCCGACGAGTACGGGGAAGGTGCCGGTGAGGGCTTCAACTTCAACTATCCTCTGCCGGCCGGCTCAGGCTGGGACACCTGGAGCGCCGCGCTGGAGCAGGCTTGCGGCGAAATCCAAGGCTACGACGCCGATGTCATCGTCGTGTCCCTGGGTGTGGACACCTTCAAGGACGACCCGATCTCGCAGTTCAAGCTCGACAGCCCGGATTACCTGGCGATGGGCAAGCGCATCGCCGCGCTCGGCAAACCGACCCTGTTCGTGATGGAAGGCGGCTATGCGGTAGCAGAAATCGGCATCAATGCCGTGAACGTTCTCGAAGGTTTTCAAAGCGCCCAATGA
- a CDS encoding polyamine ABC transporter substrate-binding protein, protein MNRLKRLMVPSLCAALLCGAAQAEERTLRVYNWFDYITPKALDDFKAQNSQVKLVYDIFDTNEALEAKLLTGNSGYDVVVPSNVFLAKQIEAGVFQPLDRSKLPNWNHLDPKLMKLIEANDPGNKFAVPYMYGTILIGFNPDKVKAALGDNAPVDSWDLIFKEENISKLKQCGVALLDSPSEILPLALQHLGLDPNSKKPADYAKAEALLMKIRPHITYFHSSKYMADIANGDICVAVGYSGSFSQAANRAKEAKNGVTVDMRLPKEGAPIWFDMLAIPKGAKNPDDAYTFINYLLQPKVIAPVSDFVGYPNPNKDATDMVDPAIRNNPNLYPTEAAMATLYTLQPLPRDAERARTRAWTRIKSGQ, encoded by the coding sequence ATGAACAGACTCAAGCGTTTGATGGTTCCCAGCCTGTGCGCCGCGCTGCTGTGCGGCGCTGCCCAGGCCGAAGAGCGCACCCTGCGTGTCTACAACTGGTTCGACTACATCACGCCCAAGGCCCTGGACGATTTCAAGGCGCAGAACAGCCAGGTCAAACTGGTCTACGACATCTTCGACACCAACGAGGCCCTGGAGGCCAAGTTGCTGACCGGTAATTCCGGCTACGATGTGGTGGTGCCATCCAACGTGTTCCTGGCCAAGCAGATCGAGGCCGGTGTGTTCCAGCCCCTGGACCGCAGCAAACTGCCGAATTGGAACCACCTCGATCCCAAGCTGATGAAGCTGATCGAAGCCAACGACCCGGGCAACAAATTCGCCGTGCCCTACATGTACGGCACCATCCTGATCGGCTTCAACCCGGACAAGGTCAAGGCCGCCCTGGGTGACAACGCACCGGTGGACAGCTGGGACCTGATTTTCAAGGAAGAGAACATCAGCAAACTCAAGCAATGCGGTGTGGCACTGCTCGACTCACCGTCGGAAATCCTGCCCCTGGCCTTGCAGCACCTGGGCCTGGACCCTAACAGCAAGAAGCCGGCGGACTACGCCAAGGCCGAAGCATTGTTGATGAAGATCCGCCCACACATCACTTACTTCCACTCATCCAAGTACATGGCCGACATCGCCAACGGCGACATCTGCGTGGCCGTCGGTTACTCCGGCAGCTTCTCCCAGGCGGCCAACCGTGCCAAGGAAGCCAAGAACGGCGTGACCGTGGACATGCGCCTGCCCAAGGAAGGCGCGCCGATCTGGTTCGACATGCTCGCCATCCCCAAAGGCGCGAAGAACCCGGACGACGCCTACACCTTCATCAACTACTTGTTGCAACCGAAGGTGATCGCACCGGTCAGCGATTTTGTCGGCTATCCAAACCCGAACAAGGACGCCACGGACATGGTCGACCCGGCGATTCGCAACAATCCCAACCTGTACCCGACCGAGGCGGCGATGGCCACGCTGTATACCCTGCAGCCCTTGCCCCGGGATGCCGAGCGAGCGCGGACACGGGCCTGGACCCGGATCAAATCCGGGCAGTAG
- a CDS encoding DUF6543 domain-containing protein, which yields MKKTSTTTNTTPEASLKNAVLNQLLAGPTSPEVAAVLLRRALKKMYPTLDLDPLNTVVGEPRWDIVDSEILELPTRYETLSDMVAERVGASDSTMLIEGVHFLTQLPISTPEVHLPVRIEQIGALINELEPVMLSACQEQQLAYWNAPVGTSGPRWHELSRTLRKIWDVQEVNGWTATECDMARQLFLYPNLEDRKQHDRYDTHAYLIDIDEVDGTNVSRLNENSLVVLIGTIASKEVILTYSLRDSYKKFDSQQALGQFLPTQLDTTYRKKIQWRLYEPTGNIFDHKACGLIAMQVKILGSPSFLKKVSSIEDDQPVTSGLDAEKGIGATWFDKKIPDWLLAASISDQILFAQHMKNLSALSSSHAGKTYLDAIAPIKEFALNALKKQMQADHADAATLDPEKIEIQIRSLVAWGSFIVPGKFETTRFNLVELALQNLIALPLGNKTVRSLNGKVLPTWMTTDYIESLITKIDIGRVYPDLVKSKLLDDPTESARREELYTSQLRIQLPMLALEGKIRGRGNIDERGYRYVAALMEPEEADRKVDGQPIVLRRLAFISEQKLIPSEDIVTNMFVIGPKNPGAGPCLLYRPLLEPQLCQYPSSSNLLYAIRQIPELRQSVLAWLPDEVRSNYSRYIFSGPLPSPWVIVEFATDPFTSWLDSAPVGLSEKNLGPDFLPLLFKTNANALVELADRQSVSNSETRWSTFKQAGWLIFNLALPYLGAAVGTAVWLWQILDDIETLMQDSEHANDQATWEAFVDLLLNLAMAITTHAIDHAREGTRSRRAAAPEVIEEPVKLVKPKLIIEKLAPSTAKEPHPEHYESIHSSGALTDKSGESAKLLDTFSVKAPETPGQAHTDGTSKGLYQRQGQWYAKVGEKWFNVMMLGDKVCVVDEKNPSRLGPPLRLDIHGNWHIDIRLRLRGRGSKGAMEKVIADTHRRSVQLLAELNRFEEKKPEHQALLTMNAQELNNASGSTKETKRNVYLSTLKTQRESYEEALNILTQWPVFQSRPDAPKARLGYLNAQINFTFEEIDALKERFTPALRTAMDMATTGVAVVEQQHVDAAESMIRVGEDMNERLDYMETRFSRLKVLGREGFEFIRQHRGRMPTYKSDGIRLIQLDMYRHLCLTLDSVNTMPEGWAVINQLVDSATIAFQSLHDAIEERSVIRLDEQIDAFGSLTEQFTALEEQLEYVGTEYKESARPAELNRLSKQISSLKKRALQHLAQALDERSNRRSMGNPYEPRPRFRKKFIRARFWGLVSGEPRLTKMHEETDWVDVKNPVTDKIIATFHRKGTGEWVPHALTDTPQIVPPLATSLAKGQALIDGLEAFRAQVEEHMNAPGRSPTGIGMILNAHANRMEKVGIAIKKAVDSASNETVEVSVKQKRTAEALRMELKTQAKALYEEAFDAVLNVIKHRPPTMDGVIWLKSRNRISITKLKNRQKNKGPLHGYLDRYEIRDVKENKTLWFADFRYSTDWVPAHAYLSGRLKTPEQVNKGARADATQDLTQRQLIDLYRSEIAVDQAKEVFFPKQPS from the coding sequence ATGAAAAAAACCTCTACGACCACGAACACTACACCAGAAGCCAGCCTCAAGAATGCTGTGCTCAACCAGCTACTCGCAGGCCCCACCTCCCCGGAAGTTGCCGCCGTGCTCCTGCGCAGGGCCCTCAAGAAAATGTATCCGACACTGGACCTCGATCCGCTCAACACAGTCGTTGGCGAGCCTCGCTGGGACATTGTCGACAGCGAAATCCTGGAACTGCCCACCCGTTACGAAACCCTCAGCGATATGGTGGCCGAACGAGTAGGCGCGAGCGATTCGACCATGCTGATCGAAGGCGTGCACTTTCTGACCCAGCTGCCGATCAGCACCCCTGAGGTGCATCTGCCGGTGCGTATCGAGCAGATCGGAGCCCTGATCAACGAACTGGAGCCCGTCATGTTGTCCGCTTGCCAGGAACAACAACTGGCGTACTGGAACGCTCCAGTGGGCACATCCGGCCCACGCTGGCATGAACTCTCCAGAACCCTGCGCAAGATCTGGGACGTGCAAGAGGTCAATGGCTGGACCGCGACTGAATGCGACATGGCCAGGCAATTGTTCCTTTACCCCAACCTGGAGGACCGCAAGCAACATGATCGCTATGACACTCACGCGTACCTGATCGACATCGATGAAGTTGACGGGACCAACGTCAGTCGCCTGAACGAAAACTCGCTGGTGGTACTGATCGGAACCATCGCCAGCAAAGAGGTCATCCTTACGTACTCGCTGCGCGACAGCTATAAAAAATTCGATTCACAGCAAGCGCTGGGGCAATTTCTCCCGACGCAACTGGACACCACGTACCGCAAGAAAATCCAGTGGCGGCTGTATGAGCCCACCGGCAATATCTTCGATCACAAGGCCTGCGGGCTGATCGCCATGCAGGTCAAGATCCTCGGTTCCCCCAGCTTCCTGAAAAAAGTTTCATCCATCGAGGACGACCAGCCCGTGACCAGCGGGCTGGACGCAGAAAAAGGTATTGGCGCGACCTGGTTCGATAAAAAGATACCCGACTGGCTGCTGGCAGCGTCGATATCCGATCAGATTCTGTTCGCCCAGCACATGAAAAACCTTTCGGCGCTGAGCAGTTCCCATGCCGGCAAGACCTACCTGGACGCTATTGCTCCTATCAAAGAGTTTGCGTTGAACGCCCTCAAGAAACAGATGCAAGCGGACCATGCCGACGCTGCGACACTCGATCCGGAAAAAATCGAGATCCAGATTCGCAGCCTCGTGGCCTGGGGTTCTTTTATCGTTCCGGGCAAATTCGAGACCACCCGGTTCAATCTCGTTGAGCTGGCCTTGCAAAACCTGATTGCACTGCCCCTGGGCAACAAGACCGTCAGGTCCCTCAACGGCAAGGTGTTGCCCACCTGGATGACGACTGACTACATCGAAAGCCTCATCACCAAAATCGACATCGGTCGCGTCTATCCCGATCTGGTGAAGAGCAAACTGCTCGACGATCCAACCGAATCGGCCCGCCGCGAAGAGTTGTACACCTCCCAGTTGCGCATTCAACTACCCATGCTTGCGCTGGAGGGGAAGATCCGAGGGCGTGGGAACATCGACGAACGGGGCTACCGTTATGTCGCCGCACTGATGGAGCCTGAGGAAGCCGATCGCAAGGTCGACGGACAACCCATCGTTCTGCGCAGGCTGGCCTTCATATCCGAACAGAAACTGATCCCCTCGGAGGACATCGTGACCAATATGTTCGTGATCGGTCCGAAGAATCCAGGCGCCGGTCCCTGCCTGCTTTATCGGCCGCTGCTCGAGCCGCAGTTGTGCCAGTACCCCTCCTCCAGCAACCTGTTGTATGCGATCAGGCAAATCCCTGAATTGCGCCAATCGGTCCTGGCCTGGCTGCCCGATGAGGTGCGCAGCAATTACAGCCGATACATTTTCTCGGGCCCCCTGCCCTCACCCTGGGTCATCGTTGAGTTTGCGACGGACCCTTTTACCTCATGGCTCGATAGCGCCCCCGTCGGTTTGAGCGAAAAAAACCTGGGCCCCGATTTCCTGCCACTGTTGTTCAAGACCAATGCCAATGCCCTGGTCGAGCTTGCAGATCGGCAATCGGTCTCCAACAGCGAAACCCGCTGGAGTACGTTCAAGCAGGCCGGCTGGCTGATTTTCAACCTGGCCCTGCCTTACCTGGGCGCTGCCGTGGGCACCGCCGTCTGGCTCTGGCAAATTCTGGATGACATTGAAACGCTGATGCAGGACAGCGAACACGCCAACGACCAGGCCACATGGGAGGCATTCGTCGACCTGCTGCTGAACCTGGCCATGGCGATCACCACGCACGCTATCGATCATGCCAGAGAAGGCACACGCAGTCGCAGGGCAGCGGCACCGGAGGTGATAGAGGAGCCGGTCAAGCTGGTCAAACCCAAGCTCATCATCGAAAAACTCGCGCCTTCCACCGCTAAGGAACCGCACCCCGAGCACTATGAGTCCATCCATTCCAGCGGTGCCTTGACAGACAAATCGGGAGAGAGCGCCAAGCTCCTCGATACGTTCAGCGTCAAAGCACCCGAAACACCCGGGCAGGCCCATACCGATGGCACGTCCAAAGGGCTCTATCAACGACAAGGACAGTGGTACGCCAAGGTGGGAGAAAAATGGTTCAACGTGATGATGCTGGGCGATAAGGTCTGCGTCGTCGACGAAAAAAATCCCTCGCGCCTGGGCCCTCCCTTGAGGCTGGATATACACGGCAATTGGCATATCGACATTCGCCTGCGCCTGCGCGGCAGGGGATCAAAGGGTGCCATGGAAAAAGTCATCGCCGACACTCACCGTCGCAGCGTTCAACTACTGGCCGAACTGAACCGCTTCGAAGAAAAAAAACCGGAGCATCAGGCGCTGCTGACAATGAACGCGCAAGAGCTGAACAACGCCTCGGGCTCCACCAAGGAGACCAAGCGCAACGTTTACTTGAGTACCTTGAAAACCCAGCGCGAAAGCTATGAAGAAGCGTTGAACATCCTGACGCAATGGCCCGTCTTCCAATCAAGGCCCGACGCGCCCAAAGCCAGGCTGGGCTACCTGAACGCACAAATCAACTTCACGTTCGAAGAGATAGACGCGCTGAAAGAGCGGTTTACCCCGGCCCTGAGAACAGCCATGGACATGGCCACCACCGGCGTCGCGGTCGTGGAGCAGCAGCACGTCGATGCAGCCGAGAGCATGATCCGGGTCGGCGAGGACATGAACGAGCGCCTGGATTACATGGAGACACGCTTTTCCAGGCTCAAGGTACTGGGGCGTGAAGGTTTTGAATTTATCCGGCAGCACCGTGGAAGAATGCCGACCTACAAGAGCGACGGTATTCGTCTTATCCAGTTGGACATGTATCGGCACCTCTGCCTGACGCTCGATAGCGTCAATACCATGCCCGAAGGTTGGGCAGTCATTAACCAACTGGTTGATAGCGCCACGATTGCCTTTCAAAGCCTGCACGATGCCATCGAGGAACGCAGCGTGATCCGACTGGACGAGCAAATCGATGCATTCGGCAGCCTTACGGAGCAGTTCACCGCCCTTGAAGAACAACTCGAATACGTGGGCACCGAGTACAAGGAGAGCGCCCGCCCGGCCGAACTCAATCGGCTGAGCAAGCAGATCAGCAGCCTGAAAAAACGGGCATTGCAACATTTGGCCCAGGCCCTCGATGAGAGGAGCAACCGGCGCAGCATGGGCAACCCTTATGAGCCACGCCCCAGGTTCAGGAAGAAGTTCATCAGGGCACGTTTCTGGGGCCTGGTCAGCGGCGAACCTCGGTTGACGAAAATGCACGAAGAAACCGATTGGGTCGATGTGAAGAACCCGGTCACAGACAAGATCATCGCCACCTTCCACCGCAAGGGAACGGGTGAGTGGGTGCCCCATGCGCTCACCGATACGCCGCAGATCGTTCCGCCACTGGCAACCAGCCTCGCAAAGGGCCAGGCCCTGATCGATGGACTGGAGGCGTTCCGAGCGCAGGTCGAGGAGCACATGAATGCGCCAGGCCGATCACCCACCGGTATCGGGATGATTCTGAACGCTCATGCAAACAGGATGGAAAAAGTCGGCATTGCAATCAAAAAGGCCGTGGACAGTGCCTCGAACGAAACCGTTGAAGTGTCAGTAAAACAAAAGCGTACGGCCGAAGCCCTGCGCATGGAACTCAAGACACAAGCGAAGGCCCTTTATGAGGAAGCCTTCGATGCCGTACTGAATGTCATCAAACATCGTCCCCCGACCATGGATGGCGTCATATGGCTTAAAAGCCGCAATCGCATTTCCATCACCAAACTAAAGAACCGACAAAAAAACAAAGGCCCACTTCACGGCTATCTCGACCGGTACGAGATCAGGGACGTGAAGGAAAACAAAACGCTTTGGTTTGCGGATTTCCGTTACTCCACCGACTGGGTCCCCGCCCACGCCTACCTTTCCGGTCGCTTGAAAACACCGGAACAAGTCAACAAGGGAGCACGCGCCGACGCCACCCAGGACCTCACCCAGCGTCAACTGATCGATCTTTACCGCAGCGAAATCGCGGTGGATCAGGCCAAGGAAGTGTTCTTTCCAAAGCAGCCCTCATAA
- a CDS encoding PLP-dependent aminotransferase family protein yields the protein MINTVPPLSFNPAGIELDRRQGLSRQLYQALRARVLDGRLASGTRLPASRDLAAALSISRNSVVRAYDQLYAEGFIEGRVGDGTYVAKLSATALPLKNISTKVSTGFSTGLPTALSTDWLDLPVVSSSQVIHSDALERVEKHHLVQPPSGPPRAFRVGIPAFDLFPFDVWAKLNAAFWRKPDLQQLCYGDSQGDARLRGLIAAYLRSSRGLHCTAEQIVITSGAQQGISLCAQLLVDPGDVVAVENPGYRAAGHAFAVAGAEVRGVSVDSDGLDCTALGTLSHCRLAYVTPSHQYPTGVVMSLARRLELLAWAERNDGWIVEDDYDGEYRYSGAPLAPLAALDRQGRVLYVGTFGKVAFPALRLGYLVLPPGLVSAFARRRAVDVRHSEVSTQAVMAEFMAAGHFQRHIRRMRRAALARRDALLAGWPEAVAGVGTMPTVVAGLHVTVPVDSVEREQQLIAQATQAGIEINGLSGYWLPTTTTPVRAGLVLGFAAVPPAAIGTALASLAKAWRTGG from the coding sequence ATGATCAACACTGTACCGCCACTGTCATTCAACCCCGCCGGCATCGAACTGGACCGGCGCCAGGGGCTCAGTCGTCAGCTGTACCAAGCGTTGCGTGCCCGGGTGCTGGACGGGCGGTTGGCCAGCGGCACGCGCCTGCCGGCCAGTCGCGATCTGGCGGCGGCCTTGTCGATTTCCCGCAACAGCGTGGTACGGGCCTACGATCAGCTCTACGCCGAAGGCTTCATTGAGGGGCGGGTCGGTGACGGTACTTATGTGGCAAAGCTGTCTGCGACGGCGTTACCGCTCAAAAACATATCCACAAAAGTGTCCACAGGGTTTTCAACAGGCTTACCCACAGCCTTATCCACAGATTGGCTGGATTTACCTGTGGTTTCATCCAGCCAAGTTATCCACAGCGACGCCTTGGAGCGGGTTGAAAAGCATCATTTGGTCCAGCCGCCCAGCGGCCCGCCGAGGGCGTTTCGAGTCGGTATTCCTGCCTTCGATCTGTTTCCTTTTGACGTGTGGGCCAAGCTGAATGCGGCTTTCTGGCGCAAGCCGGATCTGCAACAGCTGTGTTATGGCGATTCCCAAGGTGATGCACGCTTGCGCGGCCTGATCGCGGCGTACCTGCGCAGCTCCCGAGGCCTGCACTGCACCGCTGAACAAATTGTGATCACCAGCGGCGCCCAGCAGGGCATCAGCCTTTGTGCACAGCTGTTGGTGGACCCGGGCGACGTCGTCGCTGTGGAAAACCCCGGCTATCGCGCCGCCGGGCATGCGTTTGCCGTGGCCGGTGCCGAGGTGAGAGGCGTATCGGTTGATAGCGATGGCCTCGATTGCACGGCATTGGGTACGTTGAGCCACTGTCGGCTGGCCTATGTCACGCCGTCCCATCAGTATCCGACCGGGGTGGTCATGAGCCTGGCACGGCGCTTGGAACTGCTCGCCTGGGCCGAGCGCAACGACGGCTGGATCGTCGAGGACGACTACGACGGCGAATACCGCTACAGCGGCGCGCCGTTGGCGCCCTTGGCCGCGCTGGATCGCCAGGGCCGTGTGCTTTACGTTGGCACCTTTGGCAAAGTGGCTTTCCCGGCCCTGCGCCTGGGTTATCTGGTTTTGCCGCCTGGCCTGGTGAGCGCCTTCGCCCGCCGCCGCGCCGTGGATGTGCGCCACTCTGAAGTCAGTACTCAAGCGGTGATGGCCGAATTCATGGCCGCGGGGCATTTTCAGCGGCACATCAGGCGCATGCGCCGGGCCGCCCTGGCCCGGCGTGACGCGCTGCTGGCCGGCTGGCCGGAGGCGGTTGCCGGTGTCGGCACCATGCCCACGGTGGTGGCCGGGCTGCATGTCACCGTGCCGGTGGACAGCGTCGAGCGTGAGCAGCAGTTGATCGCGCAAGCAACTCAGGCCGGGATCGAAATCAATGGCTTGAGTGGCTATTGGTTGCCCACCACGACGACGCCAGTGCGAGCCGGGCTGGTACTGGGGTTTGCAGCCGTGCCGCCAGCGGCGATTGGCACCGCGCTGGCGAGCCTGGCAAAGGCCTGGAGAACAGGAGGCTGA
- a CDS encoding FMN-binding negative transcriptional regulator yields the protein MYNPKAFAVEDLPQLQQMMGDCRLAVLITHGEHGLQASHLPLLLDTQQGPNGSLYGHMARANPQWRDLEAGAEALVIFAGADAYVSPSFYPSKAEHGKVVPTWNYQAVHAYGTAEVFSDPERLRNLVGALTDRHESGRALPWSIDDAPAEYIDSMLRAIVGFALPIQRLEGKRKLSQNRSLVDAAGVRNGLAASPDPQDQALACLMPEQSSKE from the coding sequence ATGTACAACCCTAAAGCCTTTGCCGTCGAAGACCTGCCCCAACTGCAACAGATGATGGGTGACTGCCGCCTGGCCGTATTGATCACTCATGGTGAACACGGCTTGCAAGCCAGTCACTTGCCGCTGTTGCTGGACACGCAACAGGGCCCCAACGGCAGCCTTTACGGGCACATGGCTCGGGCCAATCCCCAGTGGCGCGACCTGGAAGCCGGCGCCGAAGCCTTGGTGATCTTCGCCGGGGCCGACGCCTACGTCAGCCCAAGTTTCTACCCTAGCAAGGCCGAACACGGCAAAGTCGTACCGACCTGGAACTACCAGGCCGTACACGCCTACGGCACCGCCGAGGTGTTCAGCGATCCTGAGCGCCTGCGCAACCTGGTCGGCGCCCTCACCGACCGCCACGAAAGCGGCCGCGCCTTGCCCTGGAGCATCGACGATGCTCCGGCCGAGTACATCGACAGCATGCTCAGGGCCATCGTTGGCTTCGCCCTGCCCATCCAGCGCTTGGAAGGCAAACGCAAGCTCAGCCAGAACCGCAGCCTGGTGGATGCCGCCGGGGTACGCAACGGGCTCGCCGCCAGCCCTGATCCGCAAGACCAGGCGCTTGCGTGCCTGATGCCTGAACAATCGTCGAAGGAGTGA
- a CDS encoding GNAT family N-acetyltransferase, whose product MSQPEIRLVSADDHAAWLPLWQAYLRFYNTELPDAVSQSTWQRLLDDREPTHAALAWHGDTAVGLVHFIYHRSNWSIENSCYLQDLLVTEQCRGTGVGRQLIEFVYRTAKADGCCKVHWLTHETNATAIQLYERIAERPGYIQFRKAL is encoded by the coding sequence ATGAGCCAACCTGAGATCCGCCTCGTCAGCGCAGACGATCACGCCGCCTGGCTGCCGTTGTGGCAAGCCTACCTGCGCTTCTACAACACCGAACTGCCGGACGCGGTCAGCCAAAGCACCTGGCAACGCTTGCTCGACGACCGCGAGCCGACCCATGCTGCCCTCGCCTGGCACGGCGACACGGCGGTGGGCCTGGTGCATTTCATTTATCACCGATCGAACTGGAGCATTGAAAACTCCTGCTACCTGCAAGACCTGCTGGTAACGGAGCAATGCCGCGGCACTGGCGTCGGTCGCCAACTTATCGAATTCGTCTACCGCACTGCCAAAGCCGACGGTTGCTGCAAAGTGCACTGGTTGACCCACGAAACCAACGCGACCGCGATCCAGCTCTACGAGCGCATCGCCGAACGCCCGGGTTACATTCAATTTCGCAAAGCCCTGTAA
- a CDS encoding GNAT family protein — MSTSLADWKGVPAPSTQLIEGRFIRLEKLDPARHADGLWQALEGPGADPKLWDYLPYGPFKDRGAFDAWLENHAANVDPYFFSVIDRANGQVQGILSLMSIVPAQGRIEIGHVTFGAPMQRSPKSTEAIYLLAKESFALGYRRLEWKCNNANARSKYAAERLGFTFEGVFRQHMVVKGQNRDTAWYSMLDSEWPAIAAGFERWLSEENQSADGQVLGLVECRS; from the coding sequence ATGTCGACTTCACTCGCCGATTGGAAAGGTGTCCCGGCACCGTCTACGCAGTTGATCGAAGGGCGTTTCATACGCCTGGAAAAACTCGATCCGGCGCGTCACGCCGACGGTCTGTGGCAAGCGCTGGAAGGTCCCGGGGCCGACCCGAAACTCTGGGATTACTTGCCCTACGGGCCCTTCAAGGATCGCGGCGCTTTCGATGCCTGGCTGGAGAATCATGCAGCCAATGTCGACCCGTATTTCTTTAGCGTGATTGATCGCGCCAACGGCCAGGTGCAGGGCATCCTCAGCCTGATGTCCATCGTGCCGGCCCAGGGCCGCATCGAGATCGGCCACGTGACCTTCGGCGCACCGATGCAGCGCTCGCCGAAAAGCACCGAGGCAATTTATCTGCTGGCCAAGGAATCTTTCGCCCTGGGTTATCGCCGTCTGGAGTGGAAATGCAACAACGCCAATGCCCGCTCCAAATACGCCGCCGAACGGCTGGGCTTCACGTTTGAAGGGGTGTTTCGCCAGCACATGGTGGTCAAGGGGCAGAATCGTGACACCGCGTGGTACTCGATGCTGGATTCGGAATGGCCGGCGATCGCCGCGGGCTTCGAGCGCTGGTTGAGTGAAGAGAACCAAAGCGCGGATGGGCAGGTGCTTGGGTTGGTGGAGTGTCGCTCGTAG